From the Salinimicrobium tongyeongense genome, one window contains:
- a CDS encoding DUF6427 family protein has translation MLTSFFSNSRPINFIVVAIYILIFYLFANLQALFQAAFWGIWQEVGMFLVLVLSVFILNFISGRNELTGRNAYKSILFAGFLCMFPAALQNNDVIVANLFLLLALRRILSLKSQRETVKKIFDATFWIGVASLFYFWSILFLFVVYFGLLVHVGHRFKNWLVPLVALLALLSIVTSADLLITDTFYSLADWSQSMNLNFEQYRRPGLLIPAAFLFALTLWSGFFYVLIIQKVSANAKSSLFIILLCAGVALTLGVLAPTKNGSELMFFFAPLAIVVTNYFQSMKDKWFKEILFVCIVLLPVLLLLV, from the coding sequence ATGCTAACAAGCTTTTTTAGCAATTCCAGGCCCATTAACTTTATTGTGGTGGCCATCTATATCCTTATTTTTTATCTTTTTGCCAACCTGCAGGCCCTGTTCCAGGCAGCTTTTTGGGGCATTTGGCAGGAGGTGGGAATGTTCCTGGTATTGGTGTTGAGCGTTTTTATACTCAATTTTATTTCGGGAAGAAACGAGCTTACGGGGCGAAATGCCTATAAGAGCATTTTGTTTGCGGGTTTTCTCTGCATGTTCCCGGCAGCATTGCAAAACAACGACGTTATCGTGGCAAATCTATTTTTGCTGCTTGCCCTGCGTCGTATCCTTTCCCTAAAATCGCAGCGGGAAACGGTGAAAAAGATCTTTGACGCTACCTTCTGGATTGGGGTGGCATCACTGTTCTATTTTTGGAGCATCCTTTTCTTATTCGTGGTGTACTTCGGGCTGCTGGTGCATGTGGGCCACAGGTTCAAGAACTGGCTGGTGCCCCTGGTGGCGCTGCTGGCACTGCTTTCTATTGTCACCAGTGCCGATCTTTTGATCACCGATACTTTCTATAGCCTTGCCGACTGGTCGCAGAGCATGAACCTCAATTTTGAACAGTACCGCAGGCCCGGCCTCCTCATTCCTGCGGCTTTCCTGTTTGCCCTTACGTTATGGTCAGGGTTTTTCTATGTTTTGATCATTCAAAAAGTAAGTGCCAACGCCAAGTCTTCGCTCTTCATTATCCTGCTTTGTGCAGGTGTGGCCTTGACTTTAGGGGTTTTGGCACCCACCAAAAATGGCAGTGAATTGATGTTCTTTTTTGCCCCGCTGGCCATAGTAGTGACCAATTATTTTCAAAGCATGAAAGATAAGTGGTTCAAAGAAATCCTTTTTGTTTGCATTGTGCTGCTTCCGGTGCTGCTTCTGCTGGTGTAA
- a CDS encoding DUF5687 family protein — translation MYQRFISLQWKAFYRSASFGRSMGLKIFMAFIAIYFSLVFLTLGIGLYPLLKEAFPEQEPLQIVNRFLLVYLVLELLMRFMLQTLPVMTVKPLLSLPVGKGKVVNYVLLRSLFSFFNFLPLLLFIPFAVFTGYKTEYSLLSITAWTVAVIGLDLSVNYLNFLLKKRFADDLKALLPYLVVALVLYALERFEVFSITEVFAEGLNYVLEMPFLALLPLLLVFGLYRWNQKVLKSRLYLDESLREKVTEAKSQDFAWLRRFGGIAPFLQLDLKLIWRNKRPKTLIYISLLILGYGMIFYPQDTYQDMPSVFVFVGIFMTGIFMINFGQFIPAWDSSYYSMMMSQNIPLKQYLDAKAALIIFSIVILTILTTPYVFFGYNILIINIVCAIYNIGINVPVLLFAGSFNRKRIDLEKSPFMNYQGTGAAQWLVGLPLLIVPILIFWVLNKFVSFEVATLVLGALGFLGIVFRSSIMKQITEAYRKNKYAMINGFKQTGE, via the coding sequence ATGTATCAAAGGTTTATTTCTCTACAGTGGAAGGCTTTTTACCGCTCGGCCAGCTTTGGCAGGAGCATGGGGCTCAAGATATTCATGGCCTTTATAGCAATTTATTTTTCACTGGTGTTCCTTACGCTGGGAATAGGCTTGTACCCCCTGCTCAAAGAAGCTTTCCCCGAACAGGAGCCGCTGCAAATCGTCAACCGGTTTTTACTGGTCTATCTGGTACTCGAATTACTAATGCGCTTTATGCTGCAAACGCTCCCGGTAATGACCGTAAAACCTTTACTTTCTTTACCCGTTGGCAAAGGCAAGGTGGTGAACTACGTGTTGTTGCGCTCTTTATTCTCCTTTTTCAACTTTTTGCCGCTGCTGCTATTTATTCCTTTCGCGGTCTTTACAGGATATAAGACTGAATATTCCCTGCTTTCCATAACGGCCTGGACGGTAGCAGTGATTGGGCTTGACCTTAGTGTAAATTATCTCAATTTTCTGCTGAAAAAGAGGTTTGCCGATGACCTTAAGGCGCTGCTTCCATATTTAGTAGTGGCTTTGGTATTGTATGCCCTGGAGAGGTTTGAGGTTTTTAGTATCACTGAAGTTTTTGCCGAGGGCCTAAATTATGTGCTCGAAATGCCATTTTTGGCACTCCTGCCCCTGCTGCTCGTCTTTGGGCTGTACAGGTGGAATCAAAAGGTTCTTAAAAGCAGGTTATATCTGGATGAATCCTTAAGGGAAAAAGTGACCGAAGCAAAGTCCCAGGATTTTGCCTGGCTTCGCCGCTTTGGAGGCATAGCGCCTTTCCTTCAGCTCGACCTTAAACTTATATGGCGCAATAAAAGGCCCAAAACGCTTATCTATATTTCGCTGCTCATCCTGGGGTACGGGATGATCTTTTATCCGCAGGACACTTACCAGGATATGCCTTCAGTCTTTGTGTTTGTGGGCATCTTTATGACCGGCATTTTTATGATCAACTTCGGGCAGTTTATTCCAGCCTGGGATTCTTCGTATTATTCTATGATGATGTCGCAAAACATTCCGCTTAAACAGTATTTAGACGCCAAGGCGGCCCTTATTATTTTCAGTATAGTGATTTTAACCATACTTACCACGCCTTATGTTTTCTTTGGGTATAATATCCTTATAATCAATATTGTATGTGCTATTTACAATATTGGTATCAATGTTCCGGTACTTTTGTTTGCCGGATCTTTTAACAGAAAAAGAATTGACCTTGAAAAAAGCCCTTTTATGAACTATCAAGGTACGGGGGCAGCGCAATGGCTGGTGGGATTGCCTTTGCTTATCGTGCCTATCCTCATTTTTTGGGTGCTGAATAAATTTGTTTCCTTTGAAGTTGCCACCCTGGTTTTGGGAGCTCTCGGTTTTTTGGGAATAGTATTCAGAAGCTCTATTATGAAACAAATAACAGAGGCTTACAGGAAGAATAAATATGCCATGATCAATGGTTTTAAACAAACAGGAGAATAA
- a CDS encoding glycosyltransferase family 2 protein, whose product MKKKPLVSVIMPAYNAAGFIAESIRSVQQQTHANWELLVIDDASQDATSKIVEAFKADDDRIKLHVLPTNQGAGFARNIGIKAAAGDFISFLDTDDLWKPHKLEKQLKLMQQERIQVCYGSYELMNEDGKSLHQQIKALKTLTFSKLKKANYIGNLTGIYNARTLGKIYCPLIRKRQDWGLWLLALQKAGEAGGIGEPLAIYRQRRGSISQNKMEMLQYNYKVYREVLEYSAPKSLLWMLLFLWEQFFVKQRQRVPLQK is encoded by the coding sequence ATGAAGAAAAAGCCGCTGGTTTCTGTCATTATGCCGGCCTATAATGCTGCCGGTTTTATTGCTGAAAGTATTCGCTCTGTACAGCAGCAAACCCATGCCAACTGGGAATTGCTGGTGATAGACGATGCTTCTCAGGACGCTACTTCAAAAATAGTCGAAGCTTTTAAAGCCGATGATGACCGAATCAAACTGCACGTGCTGCCCACCAACCAGGGAGCCGGTTTCGCCCGAAATATCGGAATAAAAGCAGCTGCAGGAGATTTTATCTCTTTTCTGGATACCGATGACCTCTGGAAGCCTCACAAGCTGGAAAAACAGCTTAAACTGATGCAGCAGGAGCGTATTCAGGTATGTTATGGGAGCTATGAACTTATGAACGAAGATGGGAAAAGCCTTCACCAGCAAATAAAAGCTCTCAAAACCCTTACTTTTTCTAAGCTGAAAAAAGCCAATTATATAGGCAACCTTACCGGCATCTATAACGCCCGTACCCTGGGAAAGATCTACTGCCCGCTCATTAGGAAAAGGCAGGACTGGGGGCTATGGCTGCTGGCCCTCCAAAAGGCTGGCGAGGCAGGGGGTATCGGGGAGCCGCTGGCAATATACCGCCAACGCCGGGGTTCAATTTCTCAGAACAAAATGGAAATGCTTCAGTACAACTACAAAGTTTATAGGGAGGTGCTGGAATATTCTGCTCCAAAAAGCCTTTTGTGGATGCTATTGTTTTTATGGGAGCAGTTTTTTGTTAAACAAAGGCAGAGAGTTCCTTTACAGAAGTGA
- a CDS encoding ferredoxin--NADP reductase, translated as MSKFFSLKIKNIIRETEEAVSLEFEIPQELKSKFSFKAGQYVTLKTTIEGKEVRRAYSLCTPPTDDTFKVTVKEVKGGTFSVLANNRLKAGDTLDVHPPEGKFIFEPVQDGHPHTYAAFAAGSGITPVLSILKTVLQQEKHSRFVLVYGNRTPKDTIFFKELLELQASFPDRLFIEFVYSRCNEENCHYGRIDEGTVNYVLKNRFKDTSFTRFYLCGPEEMINKVSEVLLKNEVQKEQILFELFNTEVEGKVEADLDGETSLTIKVDEEEVTLSMPRNKTVLQMALDEGIDVPYSCQGGICSSCVARIVEGSAEMEKNSILVDSEIEEGLVLTCQAHPTSSRLKVDYDDV; from the coding sequence ATGAGCAAATTCTTTTCGCTAAAGATCAAAAATATCATCAGGGAAACAGAAGAGGCGGTAAGCCTTGAATTTGAAATACCGCAGGAACTAAAAAGCAAATTTTCCTTTAAAGCAGGTCAATACGTAACTTTAAAAACAACTATAGAAGGCAAAGAAGTACGCCGCGCCTACTCTCTTTGCACGCCGCCAACAGATGATACTTTTAAGGTGACTGTAAAAGAGGTTAAAGGCGGAACTTTTTCTGTACTGGCCAATAACAGGTTAAAAGCCGGTGACACCCTGGATGTGCACCCTCCCGAAGGTAAATTTATCTTTGAACCCGTGCAGGACGGCCACCCGCACACCTACGCCGCCTTTGCTGCCGGGAGCGGGATCACCCCCGTGCTGTCTATCTTAAAAACTGTGCTGCAGCAGGAGAAACACAGCCGCTTTGTACTGGTTTACGGTAACCGCACCCCAAAAGACACTATCTTCTTTAAGGAATTGCTTGAGCTTCAGGCCAGTTTCCCCGACCGACTTTTTATTGAATTCGTGTACAGCCGTTGCAACGAAGAAAATTGTCACTACGGAAGGATTGATGAAGGCACGGTGAATTATGTGCTTAAAAACAGGTTTAAAGACACCTCTTTTACCCGCTTCTATCTTTGTGGACCCGAAGAAATGATCAATAAAGTTTCTGAAGTGCTCCTGAAAAATGAGGTTCAAAAAGAGCAGATCCTCTTTGAACTTTTTAATACTGAAGTTGAAGGTAAAGTTGAGGCCGATCTTGACGGGGAAACAAGCCTCACCATAAAAGTTGACGAAGAAGAGGTGACCCTAAGCATGCCACGCAACAAAACGGTACTGCAAATGGCACTCGACGAAGGTATTGACGTGCCTTACTCCTGCCAGGGCGGGATTTGCAGCAGCTGTGTAGCCCGAATCGTAGAAGGTAGCGCCGAAATGGAAAAAAATTCCATTTTAGTAGATAGCGAGATCGAAGAAGGCCTTGTGCTCACCTGCCAGGCACACCCCACTTCAAGCAGGTTGAAAGTGGATTATGACGATGTCTAG
- a CDS encoding DUF6341 family protein, whose product MKDFFEGIQTIFEDYLFAPFNELASLELDSWWLANAVNWIFILIAFAAFIYWMKQLKKFNDRNEEKRETSAHSFLG is encoded by the coding sequence ATGAAGGATTTTTTCGAGGGGATACAGACCATTTTTGAAGATTACCTGTTTGCACCGTTCAACGAGCTGGCCAGTTTAGAACTGGATAGCTGGTGGCTGGCAAACGCTGTAAACTGGATATTTATTCTTATCGCATTTGCCGCTTTCATCTACTGGATGAAGCAGTTGAAAAAATTCAATGACCGCAACGAAGAAAAGCGCGAAACCAGCGCACATTCTTTCCTGGGCTAG
- a CDS encoding glycosyltransferase family 9 protein, with protein sequence MGRPRHILVIRLSAMGDVAMMLPVLKAFTEKYPDVKLSLLTRRFFTPMFKDLPNVQVFEAEVKGRHQGLRGLKRLSSELLDLKIEAVADLHNVLRSNILKFFFKLKGIPVRQIDKGRKEKKALTRSNNKVFKQLKATQQRYAEVFDKLGYPVDISAVQVLQKQESTENLRAVTGEKAEKWLGIAPFAQHASKAYPEDLMKEVLQELQKGQNLKIFLFGGGKEETGKLAAWEKTFPKAVSVAGKLSFEEELALISNLDLMLSMDSGNGHLAANFGVPVISIWGLTHPYTGFAPFRQPATNSLLPNLQKYPAIPTSIYGKDIPKGYEEVMRSIPPQKVVEKIKELLGRS encoded by the coding sequence ATGGGAAGACCGCGGCACATACTGGTAATACGCCTCTCGGCCATGGGAGATGTGGCGATGATGCTGCCGGTGCTAAAGGCTTTTACTGAAAAATATCCCGATGTTAAGCTTAGCCTGCTCACCCGCAGGTTTTTCACGCCCATGTTCAAAGATCTTCCCAATGTTCAGGTTTTTGAAGCCGAAGTAAAAGGAAGGCACCAAGGTTTACGCGGACTCAAAAGGCTTTCTTCGGAATTGCTGGACCTAAAAATTGAGGCCGTCGCCGATTTGCACAATGTGCTGCGATCTAATATTCTGAAATTCTTTTTTAAGCTGAAGGGCATCCCGGTGCGACAAATCGACAAAGGCCGCAAAGAGAAAAAAGCCCTCACCCGAAGCAATAACAAGGTCTTCAAACAGCTTAAAGCAACCCAGCAGCGTTATGCCGAAGTTTTTGATAAACTTGGCTATCCCGTAGACATTAGTGCTGTGCAGGTACTTCAAAAGCAGGAATCCACTGAAAACCTGAGGGCAGTTACGGGTGAAAAAGCTGAAAAATGGTTGGGAATAGCCCCTTTTGCCCAGCATGCTTCCAAAGCTTACCCCGAAGATCTGATGAAAGAGGTACTGCAGGAGCTTCAAAAAGGGCAGAATTTGAAGATATTTTTGTTCGGCGGAGGAAAAGAGGAAACCGGGAAACTGGCGGCCTGGGAAAAGACATTTCCCAAAGCCGTTTCGGTAGCCGGGAAATTGTCTTTTGAAGAAGAACTGGCACTTATCTCAAATCTTGACCTTATGCTGTCTATGGACAGCGGGAATGGGCATCTGGCAGCCAATTTTGGCGTGCCGGTGATCAGTATTTGGGGGCTCACCCATCCCTACACCGGATTTGCCCCTTTTCGACAGCCCGCAACAAACTCCCTGCTGCCAAACCTTCAGAAATATCCCGCCATCCCCACCTCCATCTATGGGAAAGACATTCCGAAGGGGTATGAGGAGGTGATGAGGAGCATTCCGCCGCAAAAGGTAGTGGAGAAAATTAAAGAACTCCTGGGCAGAAGCTGA
- a CDS encoding SRPBCC family protein — protein sequence MRNLIPHLNTNVSDAERGASFLAGAYFLYNALGKKKKSSLEALLAGYLLYRGISGNCFLYNAIGKTKPDNRSRNVNIQLSLMVDKPREEVYTFWRNLENLPLFMEHLESVESLNDNISVWEAHLPGHVGTLRWKSEIVKERPFEFLGWRSLPGSSIENAGKVEFKDAGSGTELHVVISYHAPGGIPGESAARLLNPVFEDMVEEDVRHFKWFIERDYNL from the coding sequence ATGCGTAATCTTATACCACACCTAAATACCAATGTAAGTGATGCCGAACGAGGGGCCTCTTTTTTGGCAGGGGCTTATTTTTTATATAATGCCCTCGGAAAGAAAAAGAAAAGCAGCCTGGAAGCCCTGCTTGCGGGTTACCTGTTGTACAGGGGAATTTCGGGGAATTGTTTTCTATACAACGCCATAGGCAAAACAAAACCCGACAATCGCAGCCGTAATGTCAACATTCAGCTTAGCCTTATGGTTGATAAGCCCCGTGAAGAAGTCTACACCTTTTGGCGAAATCTCGAAAACCTCCCGTTGTTCATGGAACACCTGGAGAGTGTAGAAAGTCTTAATGACAACATCTCGGTTTGGGAGGCACATTTACCCGGACATGTGGGCACGCTAAGATGGAAAAGTGAGATCGTTAAAGAACGGCCGTTCGAATTTTTAGGCTGGCGTTCTTTACCGGGCTCATCAATAGAAAATGCCGGTAAAGTGGAGTTTAAAGATGCCGGCAGCGGTACCGAGCTGCACGTGGTGATCTCTTACCATGCCCCCGGCGGAATTCCCGGAGAAAGTGCCGCCCGACTCCTAAACCCGGTCTTTGAAGACATGGTAGAGGAAGATGTAAGGCATTTCAAATGGTTTATAGAGCGGGATTACAACCTGTAG
- a CDS encoding DUF4254 domain-containing protein, with protein sequence MFSDKANKIFQEVIEKYHEINTVGQEFHNPYNEKDELLEHLLYRKCWIDTVQWHYEDIIRDPNIDPVAALKLKRQIDASNQDRTDMVEYIDSYFLDKYKDVEPKEGATINSESPAWAIDRLSILALKIYHMNEEANRVDAGQEHMIKCQAKLDVLLEQRVDLSTAINQLLGDIAKGDKYMKVYKQMKMYNDDELNPVLRGAKK encoded by the coding sequence ATGTTTTCAGATAAAGCAAATAAGATCTTTCAGGAAGTAATAGAGAAATACCATGAAATAAACACTGTAGGGCAGGAGTTTCACAATCCTTACAATGAAAAAGACGAGTTGCTGGAGCACCTTTTGTACCGCAAGTGCTGGATTGATACCGTGCAGTGGCACTATGAAGATATTATTCGCGATCCAAACATTGATCCTGTAGCCGCCCTTAAGCTCAAAAGGCAAATTGATGCTTCAAACCAGGATCGTACCGATATGGTGGAGTACATAGACAGCTATTTTCTTGATAAATACAAAGATGTAGAACCAAAAGAAGGCGCTACCATCAATTCCGAAAGCCCCGCCTGGGCCATAGACCGGCTCTCTATCCTGGCGCTCAAGATCTACCACATGAACGAAGAGGCCAATCGCGTTGACGCCGGCCAGGAGCACATGATAAAATGCCAGGCAAAGCTCGATGTCTTGCTCGAGCAGCGCGTAGACCTTTCTACGGCTATAAATCAGTTACTCGGCGATATCGCAAAAGGAGACAAATACATGAAGGTGTACAAGCAAATGAAGATGTACAACGACGATGAACTCAACCCGGTTTTAAGAGGGGCCAAAAAATAG
- the purD gene encoding phosphoribosylamine--glycine ligase: MNILILGSGGREHTFAHQLSQSSRCDKLFIAPGNAGTAKIATNVPLSATDFEAVKKLVLKEGIEMMVVGPEDPLVNGIVDFFKQDEQLKQVRVIGPSKRGALLEGSKERAKEFMAMHNIPTAAYESFTKESLEAGKEFLTTLKPPYVLKADGLAAGKGVLILNSLEEAQTELENMLSNNKFGTAGNTVVIEEFLDGIELSVFLLTDGKNYKILPTAKDYKRIGEGDTGLNTGGMGAISPVPFADEVFMQKVEERIVKPTIAGLEAEDIDYKGFVFIGLIKVGEEPYVIEYNVRMGDPETEVVLPRLSSDLVEVFEKVSEGKLSEINLKIKEESAATLMLVSGGYPEAYEKGKEITGLNNIDQSIVFHAGTVEKDGKVLTNGGRVIAITSFGKDFKEAIKKSYQNAEKLHFDKMYYRKDIGFDL, from the coding sequence ATGAATATTCTCATCCTTGGTTCGGGAGGCCGCGAGCACACCTTCGCACACCAGCTGTCACAAAGCAGTCGCTGCGACAAACTCTTTATAGCTCCCGGTAACGCCGGCACCGCAAAAATAGCAACAAATGTTCCCTTAAGTGCAACCGATTTTGAAGCTGTAAAGAAGCTGGTCTTAAAAGAGGGTATCGAGATGATGGTGGTGGGGCCCGAAGACCCGCTGGTCAACGGGATTGTAGATTTTTTTAAACAGGATGAGCAACTAAAGCAGGTACGCGTGATAGGCCCTTCTAAAAGAGGCGCCCTGTTAGAAGGAAGCAAAGAGCGGGCTAAAGAGTTTATGGCCATGCACAACATTCCAACCGCAGCCTATGAAAGTTTTACCAAAGAAAGCCTGGAAGCCGGTAAGGAGTTTCTTACTACTCTTAAGCCACCTTACGTGCTTAAAGCCGACGGACTTGCTGCCGGAAAAGGGGTTTTGATCCTTAATTCTTTAGAGGAAGCCCAAACCGAGCTGGAAAACATGCTTTCCAACAATAAATTTGGTACTGCCGGGAATACGGTGGTGATCGAAGAATTTCTTGACGGCATTGAGCTTAGCGTTTTTTTGCTTACCGACGGGAAGAATTACAAGATCCTGCCCACGGCCAAAGATTACAAACGTATTGGCGAAGGGGACACAGGGCTTAACACCGGCGGAATGGGCGCAATTTCCCCTGTTCCTTTTGCCGATGAGGTCTTTATGCAGAAGGTGGAAGAGAGAATTGTAAAACCTACCATTGCTGGTCTTGAAGCCGAAGATATAGACTATAAAGGTTTTGTGTTTATAGGGCTTATCAAAGTAGGAGAGGAGCCTTACGTGATTGAGTACAATGTGAGAATGGGTGATCCTGAAACCGAAGTCGTGCTGCCGCGGCTAAGCTCTGATCTTGTTGAGGTTTTTGAAAAAGTTTCTGAAGGAAAACTAAGCGAAATAAATCTCAAGATAAAAGAAGAATCGGCTGCTACACTCATGCTGGTATCAGGCGGGTATCCCGAAGCATACGAGAAGGGAAAGGAAATTACCGGGCTAAACAATATTGACCAATCAATCGTATTTCATGCCGGAACCGTTGAGAAAGACGGGAAGGTCTTGACTAACGGAGGTCGCGTGATTGCGATCACTTCATTTGGGAAAGACTTCAAAGAGGCCATAAAAAAATCTTATCAAAATGCCGAAAAACTTCATTTTGATAAGATGTATTATAGAAAGGATATAGGTTTTGACCTCTAG
- a CDS encoding UDP-glucuronic acid decarboxylase family protein: protein MKKRILITGAAGFLGSHLCDKFIHEGYHVIGMDNLITGDKKNIEHLFRLENFEFYHHDVTTFVHVPGELDYILHFASPASPIDYLKIPIQTLKVGSLGTHNLLGLAMVKKARILIASTSEVYGDPLVHPQTEEYYGNVNTIGPRGVYDEAKRFQESITMAYHRFHGLETRIVRIFNTYGPRMRLNDGRVIPAFIGQALRGEDLTVFGDGSQTRSFCYVDDQVEGIYKLLLSDYAYPVNIGNPHEITIKDFAEEIIKLTGTSQKIIYKPLPEDDPMQRQPDISKAKEVLGWEPKVSRSEGMKKTYNYFKDLGKEELYRSEHKDFSKHIRK, encoded by the coding sequence ATGAAGAAAAGAATCCTTATCACGGGAGCTGCAGGTTTTCTGGGGTCCCACCTTTGTGACAAATTCATACATGAAGGTTACCACGTGATTGGAATGGACAACCTTATCACGGGTGACAAAAAGAATATAGAACACCTTTTCAGGCTCGAGAATTTTGAATTCTACCATCACGATGTGACCACTTTTGTGCATGTGCCGGGAGAGCTCGACTACATCCTGCATTTCGCTTCTCCTGCCAGCCCTATAGATTACCTCAAGATTCCCATTCAAACCTTAAAAGTGGGCTCTTTGGGAACTCATAACCTTTTGGGGCTCGCCATGGTAAAAAAGGCGAGGATACTTATCGCTTCTACTTCGGAAGTCTACGGCGACCCGCTGGTGCACCCCCAAACCGAAGAATACTACGGGAACGTGAATACCATTGGCCCCCGCGGTGTGTATGATGAAGCTAAAAGGTTTCAGGAAAGCATCACCATGGCCTATCATCGTTTTCACGGCCTGGAAACCCGAATAGTGCGTATCTTCAATACCTATGGGCCGCGAATGAGGCTGAATGACGGGCGCGTGATCCCCGCTTTTATTGGTCAGGCGTTAAGGGGCGAAGACCTCACCGTCTTTGGGGATGGTTCACAAACCAGGTCGTTCTGTTATGTAGATGACCAGGTAGAGGGAATTTACAAACTGTTGCTGAGTGATTATGCTTACCCGGTAAATATTGGAAACCCGCATGAGATCACCATAAAAGATTTTGCCGAAGAAATCATAAAACTCACCGGTACCAGTCAAAAGATCATCTACAAACCCCTGCCCGAAGATGACCCTATGCAGCGGCAGCCCGATATTTCCAAAGCTAAAGAAGTTTTAGGCTGGGAGCCTAAGGTGTCCCGTAGCGAAGGCATGAAAAAAACTTACAATTACTTTAAAGATCTTGGAAAGGAAGAACTTTATCGAAGCGAGCATAAAGACTTCTCAAAACACATTAGAAAATAG
- a CDS encoding phenylacetate--CoA ligase family protein translates to MNWFGLSLQLKGFPIQTARKVLAEIQNIPPAHYPAHIENKKREIVEFHLKHNPFYREFFGKGQFETWENVPLMQKKHLQRPLEERFSKGFNTRNSHVGKTSGSSGHPFIFAKDKFCHALSWAEFYDRYRWYNIDLDRSLQARFYGIPHDQFGYYRERLKDYLGRRYRFPIFDLSDKKMEAFLKDFQKKPFEYINGYTSSIVLFAKFLQKKNLVLKELCPSLGLCIVTSEMLFEEDKKLLEEVFGVAVVNEYGASETGLLAFQNTGGEMIINSETQFVEVLDEAGKAVAPGEKGRIVITSLYNKAHPFIRYEIGDSGAFAENSGPKKAILKQLFGRTNDVAVLPGGKVVPGLTFYYVTKTVIENTGKIKEFVVQQTARGSFRIIYVSGEELQAQQKKKIEAAMETYLEKGLELHFEHKTLLDRSNRGKLKQFESLL, encoded by the coding sequence TTGAACTGGTTCGGCCTCTCTTTACAACTCAAGGGTTTCCCTATTCAAACGGCCAGAAAAGTGCTGGCAGAGATACAAAACATCCCCCCGGCACACTACCCTGCTCACATAGAAAACAAAAAGCGGGAAATAGTCGAATTCCACTTAAAACACAACCCTTTTTACCGGGAATTCTTCGGAAAAGGGCAGTTTGAGACCTGGGAAAATGTGCCGCTAATGCAGAAGAAACATCTGCAACGACCGCTGGAAGAGCGCTTCAGCAAAGGATTTAACACCCGAAACAGCCATGTGGGAAAAACTTCCGGATCCAGCGGACATCCTTTTATTTTTGCCAAAGATAAATTCTGCCACGCCCTCTCCTGGGCCGAATTTTACGATCGTTACCGCTGGTACAACATTGACCTGGACCGGTCTCTGCAGGCCCGTTTCTACGGAATTCCGCACGATCAGTTCGGGTATTACCGGGAGCGCCTGAAGGATTACCTGGGCAGGAGGTACAGGTTTCCCATCTTTGACCTCAGCGATAAGAAAATGGAGGCTTTCCTGAAAGATTTTCAGAAAAAGCCTTTCGAATACATAAACGGGTACACCAGCTCAATTGTGCTCTTTGCAAAATTCCTTCAGAAAAAAAACCTGGTTTTAAAAGAACTCTGCCCCAGTTTAGGTCTCTGTATAGTTACCAGTGAAATGCTGTTTGAGGAAGATAAAAAGCTGCTGGAAGAGGTATTTGGAGTTGCTGTGGTCAATGAATACGGGGCAAGTGAAACCGGGCTGCTGGCTTTTCAAAATACTGGAGGCGAGATGATAATCAATAGCGAAACCCAGTTTGTAGAGGTGCTCGATGAGGCAGGAAAAGCCGTTGCGCCGGGTGAAAAAGGCCGTATTGTAATTACTTCCCTCTACAACAAAGCCCATCCGTTCATCCGCTATGAGATTGGCGACAGCGGAGCTTTTGCTGAAAACTCCGGCCCCAAAAAGGCCATTTTAAAGCAACTTTTTGGCAGGACTAACGATGTGGCTGTTTTGCCTGGCGGAAAAGTAGTTCCGGGGCTCACCTTCTATTACGTCACCAAAACGGTGATAGAAAACACCGGAAAAATCAAAGAATTCGTTGTACAGCAAACCGCGCGGGGCTCTTTCAGGATCATTTATGTTTCTGGAGAGGAACTGCAGGCTCAACAAAAGAAAAAGATTGAAGCAGCCATGGAAACTTACCTGGAAAAGGGATTAGAGCTGCATTTTGAGCACAAAACGCTGCTTGACCGCAGTAATAGAGGTAAACTGAAGCAGTTTGAATCACTTCTGTAA